GAGGTGCCGGCACCAGCGGAGGCGCCTGGAAGGCACGGACCTGCCGCGCGGCCTCGATGCGCGGGGCGAGGGCCGCGATGGTGGGGGCTTCGAAGAGCGCGCGCAGCGGCACCTCCACTCCGAAGGCGGCACGGATGCGCGAGACCAGCTGCGTGGCCAGCAGCGAGTGGCCACCCAAGGCGAAGAAGTCCTCCGCGATGCCGACGCGCTCCACGCGTAGCACTTCGGCCCAGAGGGACGCGAGCAGTTCCTCGGTAGGAGTGCTCGGGGAGACGTAGTCCGTGGAAGACGTGGAGGCTTGGGGAACGGGCAGGGCGTTGCGGTCCACCTTGCCATTGGGGGTGAGGGGCAGGGCCTCCAGCACGACGAAGGCGGAGGGCACCATGTACTCGGGCAGCCGCTGCTTGAGCAGAGCACGCACGGAGGCGACGTCGAGAGTGCCCGAGGAAGGAACAACGTAGGCGACGAGGCGCGTGTCGCCAGGGGCGTCCTGGCGGGCCACGACGACGGCTTCGTGAATGGAGGGCAGTGCGCGGAGAACGGTGGCAACTTCACCGGGCTCCACGCGGAAGCCGCGCACCTTCACCTGGAAGTCCACGCGGCCGAGGAACTCCACGCGGCCATCGGAGAGCCAGCGCACGCGGTCGCCCGTGCGGTACATGCGAGCGCCGGGGGCCGGGCTGAAGGGGTCCGGCACGTAGCGCTCGGCCGTGAGGTCGGGACGGGCGAGGTAGCCGCGAGTCACCTGAGCGCCGCCGACGAAGAGCTCGCCCGGGACGCCCAGCGGAGTGGGGCGCAGTGAAGCGTCCAGGACGTAGAGGCGCGAGTGGGCCAAGGGCCAGCCCAGCGGCACGGATGCGGAAGCCGGGTGTGCCGGAGGCAGCTGCACACGGCCGGCAAGGACACCGACGGTCGTCTCGGTGGGGCCGTAGTGGTTGTGCACCTCGCAGTCCGGAGCGAGTGCATGGACGGACTGAAGCAGGGCCCAGGTGGAGGACTCACCGCCGAGCACCAGACGCTTGCGAGGCAGGACGAGGCGAGGCTCGGGAGCGGTGAGCAACGCCGCCAGGTGCGAGGGCACCACCTTCATGCAGTCGATGGGGTGACGCGCGAAGTAGTCGGCGAGGGCCGCGGGGCTGGAGGCGCACTCCTGGGTGAGGACGTGGAGCAGGCCACCCGTGGTGAGGGCAGGGAAGAGGACGGTGTTGCCCAGGTCGGCGACGAAGGTGGAGACGAGGGCAAAGCTTGCGCAGGCCTCCAGGCCAAGGCGCTGAGTCACCGAGTCGACGTAGGTGAAGAGCTGGGAGTGCGCGACGGCGACACCCTTGGGCCTGCCGGTGGAGCCGGAGGTGAAGAGGACGTAGGCGAGGGAGTCCGGATGGGCCTCAACCGGCGGTGCGTCGGTGCGCAGTCGGGAGAGGGCTGCCGCGTCTTCATCGAGGCGAACGACATGCGCGGAAGAGGACTCGAAGGCGGAGGCGAAACGGGCCACCGTCACGACGACGGGCGCGGAGACTTCCTGCACCAGGGACTGCAAGCGCAGGGCAGGTTGTGCCGGGTCCAGCGGCACGTAGGCACCGCCGGCCTTCCAGACGCCCAGCAGGGCGACGACGGTCTCGACGGAGCGCTCCAGGCAGAGGGCAACGCACGAGTCAGTGCCGACGCCAAGCGAGCGCAGGTGCCAGGCCAGTTGGTTGGCGCGCGCGTCCAACTCTCCATACGTGAGCACCTGCCCATCGCACGCCACGGCGGGCGCATTCGGCTGGAGGGCCGCGCGCTGCTCGAAGAGGGAGTGCACGCTGCGAGGCGGGGGAAGCGGTGCCTCGGTGGAGACGAAGTCCTGAAGCAGCTGCTTCCGCTCGGTGTCCGTCAGCAGCGGCAGCTCGCTGACGCGTGAGTCGGGTGAAGCGAGCGCGGCCTTCAGCAGGACGCGCAGGTGCTCCACCATGCGGGAGACGGTGGACGACTCGAACAAGTCCGTGCGGTAGCCCAGGGCTCCAGTGAGCCCCTGGGCCGTCTGCGTCAGGGAGAGCCGTAGATCAAACTTGGTGGATTCGAAGTCCTGTTCCAAGGACCGGAAGGTCAGGCCCGCGAGACTCAGCTCCGTGGCAGGCATGTTCTGCAGCACGAGCATGACCTGGAAGAGAGGCGAGTGACTCAGACTGCGCCGCGGTTGCAGCTCCTCGACGAGCTTCTCGAAGGGCAGGTGCTGGTGCTCGTAGGCGGCCAGGGTGGTGTCGCGCACACGGGCCAAAAGCTGCCGGAACGAAAGCGTGGGCTGCACGTTCGAGCGCAACACGAGGGTGTTGACGAAGAAGCCGATGAGGCCCTCGGTCTCCGCGCGAGTGCGGCCGGCGATGGGCGTACCGACGGAGATGTCCTGCTGGCCGGAGTAGCGCGACAGCAACACCTGGAAGAGGGCCAGCAGGGCCATGAAGGGCGTGACGCCCTCGAGCTGGCAGAAGTCGGACAGCGCCTCTGACAACAACAGAGGCAGGTGCACCGGCAGGGATGCGCCGCGCTGGGTCTGCACGGCGGGACGTGGCTTGTCGGTGGGGAGCTCCAGCAGGGCTGGAGCACCGGAGAGCTGCTGCTTCCAGTAGTCCAGCTGAGCCCCGAGCGCATCGCCTTGCAGCCACGAGCGCTGCCAGACGGCGAAGTCGGCATACTGCAACGGCAGTTCGGGGAGCGGTGAAGGTCTGTCCTGGACGAACGCCGCATAGAGCGCGGCCACCTCGCGCACGAGCACGCCGCGAGACCACCCGTCCGAGACGATGTGGTGCAGCGTCACGAGCAGCACGTGCTGGTGCTCGGCGAGCTTCAGGAGCGAGGCACGCAGCAGCGGGCCCCGGGTGAGGTCGAAGGGGCGCAGCGCTTCCGCGGCAGCGAGCCGCTGCGCTTCCGCCTGACGCGCGTCCTCGGCGAGGTGCTCCAGGTCCATCCGTTCCAGGACGAAGTCCACGGAGGAGTGGATGCGCTGGACGGGCTCGCCCGCTTGCGCGTGGAAGGTGGTGCGCAGGGACTCGTGACGGTGGATGAGCGCGTGGAAGGCTCGCTCCAGGGCGGAGACGTCAGCCGGACCCTCCAGGCGCAGCGCGTACGGCATGTTGTACGTGGCCGTTCCGGGCTGGAGCTGATCCAGGAACCACAGGCGTTGCTGCGCGAAGGACAGCGGCAGCTCTCCCGTGCGAGGAACCGCGACGAGGGGCGGAGCCAGAAGCACGGACGCACGGGCCCTGGCGTCATCGATGTGGCGCGCGAGGCCCGTCAGGGTCGGGGCTTCGAAGACGGAGCGCAGGGGCAGCTCCACGTCGAAAGCCGCGCGCACGCGGGCCACGAGCTGCGTGGCCAACAGCGAGTGACCGCCCAGTTCGAAGAAGTGGTCAGTGGCGCCCACTCGGGGATGGCGCAGCACCTCGGCCCAGAGGGCCGCGAGCTTCTCCTCGGTAGGTGTGCCCGGGGCGACGTACGCGGTGGAGGAGGTGGCTTCAGGAACGGGGAGGGCCTTGCGGTCGACCTTGCCGTTGGGGGTGAGGGGCAGGGCCTCCAGGAAGACGAAGGCGGAGGGCACCATGTACTCGGGCAGCCGCTGCTTCAGGTCTTCGCGGAGTGAGGACACGTCCGTGGAGTCCGCGACGACGTAGGCGACGAGGCGGGCCTCGCCGGGAGAGTCCCTGCGGGCCACGACGACGGCTTCGTGCACGGAGGGAAGTGCGCGAAGCACGGTGGCGACTTCGCCGGGCTCCACGCGGAAGCCGCGCACCTTCACCTGGAAGTCCACGCGGCCGAGGAACTCCACTCGGCCATCGGAGAGCCAGCGCACGCGGTCGCCCGTGCGGTACATGCGAGCGCCGGGGGCCGGGCTGAAGGGGTCCGGCACGTAGCGCTCGGCCGTGAGGTCAGGCCGGGCCAGGTAGCCGCGAGTCACCTGGGCGCCGCCGACGAAGAGCTCGCCCGGGACGCCGAGAGGCGTGGGGCGCAGCGAAGCATCCAGGACGTAGAGGCGCGAGTGGGCCAAGGGCCAGCCCAGGGGCACGGAAGTCGCAGCGAGCTGTTGCGCCCCCCCAGTCGTCCCGGCGAGGAGCACGGCAGTCGACGCGGGCTGCTGCACCCCACCAGTCGTCCCGGCGAGGGGCACGGCCGTCGAGGCGGGCTGTTGCGTTTGGCCGGCGAACGCACCGCCAGTCGTCCCGGTCAGGGGCACGGCAGTCGAAGCGGGCAGCTGCACACGGCCCGCGAGGACACCGACAGTCGTCTCGGTGGGGCCGTAGTGGTTGTGCACCTCGCAGTCGGGAGCGAGTGCATGCACGGACTGAAGCAGGGCCCAGGTGGAGGACTCACCGCCAAGCACGAGGCGCTTGCGAGGCAGGACGTGGCGAGGCTCGGGAGCGGTGAGCAACGCCGCCAGGTGCGAGGGCACCACCTTCATGCAGTCGATGGGGTGACGCGCGAAGTAGTCGGCGAGGGCCGCGGGGCTGGAGGCGCACTCCTGCGTGAGGACGTGCAGGAGCCCACCCGTAGTGAGGGCCGGGAAGAGGACGGTGTTGCCAAGGTCCGCGACGAAGGTGGAGACGAGGGCGAAGCTTGCGCAGGCCTCCAGGCCAAGGCGCTGCGTCACCGAGTCGACGTAGGTGAAAAGCTGCGAGTGCGCGACGGCGACGCCCTTGGGCCTGCCGGTGGAGCCCGAGGTGAAGAGGACGTAGGCAAGAGCGTCCGGATGCGCCTCAACCGGCGGTGCGTCGGTGCGCAGGCGAGAAAGCACGGAGGAGTCCTCATCCAGGCGAACAACGTGCGCGGAAGAGGACTCGAAGGCGGAGGCGTAGCGGGCCACCGTCACGACGACGGGCGCGGAGACTTCCTGCACCAGGGACTGCAAGCGCAACGCAGGTTGTGCCGGGTCCAGCGGCACGTAGGCACCGCCTGTCTTCCAGACGCCCAGCAGGGCGACGACAGTCTCAACGGAGCGCTCCAGGCACAGGGCAACGCACGAGTCGGTGCCGACGCCCAGGGAGCGCAGGTGCCAGGCCAGTTGGTTGGCGCGCGCGTCCAGCTCCCCATAAGTGAGCACCTGTCCGTCGCACGCCACGGCGGGCGCGTCCGGCCGGAGGGCGGCGCGCTGCTCGAAGAGGGAGTGCACGCTGCGAGGCGGAGGAAGCGACGCCTCGGTGGAGACGAAGTCCGTCAGCAGCAGCTTCTTCTCAGCGCTCGTCAGCAGTGGCAGTTCACTGACGCGCGAGTCGGGCGAAGCGAGCGCGGCCTCCAGCAGGACGCGCAGGTGCTCCACCATGCGGGAGACGGTGGACGACTCGAACAGGTCCGTGCGGTAGCCCAGCGTGCCGGTGAGGCCGTGCGGCGTCTGGGAGAGGGACAGGGTGAGGTCGGACTTGGTGGCCTCGAAGTCGCGCGCGAGAGGCTGGAAGGACAGGCCCGACAGACTCAACTCCGAGGCCGGCGCGTTCTGCAGCACGAGCATGACCTGGAAGAGAGGCGAGTGACTCAAGCTGCGCTGCGGTTGCAGTTCCTCGACGAGCTTCTCGAAGGGCAGGTGCTGGTGCTCGTAGGCGGCCAGGGTGGTGTCGCGCACCCGGGCCAGCAGCTGCCGGAACGAAGCCTCCGGCGCGACGTGGGAGCGAAGCACGAGGGTGTTGATGAAGAGGCCGATGAGGCCTTCCGTCTCTCCGCGAGTACGGCCTGCGATGGGCGTACCGACGGCGACGTCCTGCTGGCCGGAGTAGCGCGACAGCAGCACCTGGAAAGCGGCCAGCAGGGCCATGAAGGGCGTGACGCCTTCACGCTGGCAGAAGTCCGTGAGCGTATCGGACAGCGGCAGGTGCACGGGCAGGGACGCACCGCGCTGGGACTGCACGGCGGGACGCGGCTTGTCCGTGGGCAACTCCAGCAGGGCAGGCGCGCCGGTGAGTTGCTGCTTCCAGTACCCCAGCTGCGCCTCCAGCACCTCCCCCTGCAACCACGCGCGCTGCCAGGCAGCGTAGTCCGCGTACTGGACAGGCAGCGGGGCCACGTCCGGCGACCGCCCCTCCCGGAACGCCTCGTAGAAGGCGACAAGCTCGCGCACGAGCACGCCCATGGACCAGCCGTCGGAGACGATGTGGTGCATCGTCAAGAGCAGCACGTGCTCGGTGGCCGCGAGCCTCAACAACTGGACGCGCAGCAGCGGTCCTTGCGCGAGATCGAACGGACGCATGGCCTCCACGGAGGCCAGTCGCCGTGACTCCTCCAGGGCCGCGTCCCCCAGCGCATCCAGGTCCACCACGGACAGGGAGAAGTCGACGGCGGAGTGGATGACCTGGACGGGCTCGGGCTGCCGTGGCGCGAAGGTGGTGCGCAGGGGCTCGTGCCGTTCGATGAGGGCGCGGAAGGCCTGCTCCAGGGCCGCGACGTCCACGACCCCCTGCATCCGCAGGGCGGTGGGAATGTTGTAGGCGAGGCTTCCGGGCTCCAGCTGATCAATCAGCCACAGCCGCTGCTGCGCGAACGACAGCGGCAGGTCCCCGGTGCGAGGCACCGGCGTCAACGCAGGCCCCTCCTCCTCGGAGGCCCGAGGCCCGGCCTCGTCGATGCGACGGGCGAGCGCCGCCAGGGTGGGCGCTTCGAAGAACGTGCGCAGCGGCAGCTCCACGCCGAAGGCCACGAGCACGCGCGAGACGAGCTGGGTGGCCAGCAGCGAGTGCCCGCCCACCTCGAAGAAGTCGTCCTCCGCGCCGATCCGCTCCACGCGGAGCACCTCGGTCCAGAGGGCCGCGAGCTTCTGCTCGGTGGGGGTCGTCGGGGGCACGTACCGTCCGCGCTCCAGCGCGGCCGCGGAGGGGACGGGCAGGGCCGCGCGGTCCACCTTGCCGTTGGGCGTGAGGGGCAGGGCCTCCATCACGACGAAGGCGGTCGGCACCATGTGCCCGGGCAGCTGCTGCTGGAGGTGTGCTCGCAGCGCCGCGGCGTCCAGCGTCGGTCCACCCGCGCCGGAAGGAATGGCGACGTAGGCGACCAGACGCTTGTCGCCGGGCACGTCCTCGCGGGCCATCACCAGCGTCTCGGCGACGCCGGGCAGCCGCTGCAGCGCGGACTCCACCTCGCCCGGCTCGATGCGGAAGCCGCGCACCTTCACCTGGAAGTCGGTGCGGCCCAGGAACTCCAACGTGCCGTCCGCGCGCCAGCGAGCCCTGTCGCCCGTGCGGTAGAGGCGCTCGCCGTGCGAAGAGGTGAAGGCGTTGGGAACGAAGCGCTCGGCGGTGAGGTCGGGGCGGCGCAGATAGCCCCACGCCAGGCCGGCGCCACCGACGAACAGCTCACCGGCCACGCCCACGGGCACGGGTCGCAGGTGGGTGTCCAGCACGTAGACCGTCGACTGCCCGATGGGCTTGCCGATGGGCACCGCATGCCCGACGGCGGACGCCGCGGTCATGATGTGCGCGGTGGAGGCGGTGGTGTTCTCCGTGGGGCCGTAGCCGTTGATGAGCACGGACCCCGGAGCCAGCTTCGCCAGGTGCTGACGGGCGCGCTCGGCGGGCATCACGTCGCCGCCGATCATGAGCTGGGACACCCGCGCCAGGGTCTCTCCCTGGTGGAGCGCCAGCTGCTCGAAGAGCGCGGTGGTGAGGACGACGCTCGTCGGAGCATGGCGGCGGAAGAAGGCCGCGAGCTCCTCCAGCGACAGCGAATGCGGCGGCGCCAGCACCAGCTGCGCCCCGTGCAGCAGGGCGCCCCAGATCTCCATCGTGGAGGCGTCGAAGGCGGTGGGCGCCAGCTGGAAGTAGCGGTGCTCCGGGCCGAAGCGGAAGTAGGACGCGCCGCACACCAACCGCACGACGCCGCGGTGGGGCACCATGACGCCCTTGGGCCGGCCGGTGGAGCCGGAGGTGAACATCACGTAGGCCAGGCTGTCCGCGGACGCGGGCACGCTGGGCGCGTGAGTCGGCTTGCGCGCGAGGAGCGGGGCCTCGTCGTCCAGCAGCAGGGTGGCGCCGAAGAAGGACGGGAGGCTCTGCTCCCAGTCGGAGCGGGTCACCAGCACGGGAGCGCCAGAGTCCTCCAGCAGCATCGCGAGGCGCTCGTGGGGATAGCTCATCTCCAGCGGGACGTAGGCCGCGCCGGCCTTGAGCACGCCGAGGATGGCCACGATGAGGTCGAGCGAGCGTCCCAGGCCCAGCGCCACGCGAGTGCCCGGACGCACGCCCAGGCCGATGAGCGCGTGGGCGAGCTGGTTGGCGCGCTCGTCCAGCTGCCGGTACGTGAGGTGTTCGTCACCGAAGACCACGGCCACCGCGTCCGGCGTCTCGCGCGCCTGCTCCGCGAAGCGCTGGTGGATGGAGGTCTCGTGGGGGAACGGCGACCGCGTGTCGTTCCAGTCGATGAGCAACTGGCGCTGCTCGGCTTCGTCCATGAGCGGCAGCGCGGACAGGGGCTGCCGCACGTCCCGGACGACGGCCTGGAGCAGCGAACGCAGGTGCCCCAGCATGCGCGCGACGGTGGCCTCGTCGAAGAGGGCCGTGCGGTACTCGGCGCTGAGGCGCAGGCCGCGAGCCTCCTCGGACGCGACCAGCGTCAGGTCGAAGCGCGCCACACCGCCATCCACCGGCAACGTGTCCATGCGCAGGCCGGGAAGCGGCACGAGCGACAGGGGCGCGTTCTGCAGGACGAACATCACCTGGAACAGCGGGGAGACGTTCAGCCAGCGCGAAGGCTGGAGCACCTCCACCAGCTTCTCGAAGGGCACGTCCTGGTGCGCGAAGGCGCCAAGGGCGGAGTCATGCACCTGACCCAGCAGTTGGCGGAAGGACGGGTCGCCGGACAGGTCCGAGCGCAGGACGAGCGTGTTGACGAACAGGCCGATGAGGCCTTCGAGCTCGGAGCGAGAGCGGCCCGCGACCGGGGTGCCGACGGCGAGGTCGTCCTGACCGGAGTAGCGCTGGAGCAGGACGTTGAACGCCGCCAGGAGCACGGAGAACAGCGTGCGGCCCTCGCGCAGGGCCACGAGCTTGAGGCGCTGGACGAGCGGGAGGGGCAACAGCAACTCGTAACGAGCCCCCCGGCCATCGGGCTGCGCCTGACGTGGCCGGTCCGTGGGCAGCTCCAGCACGGCGTGCGGATCCAACCGCTGACGCCAGTACGACAGCTGCGCTTCGAGCGCGTCCCCCCGCATCCACTGACGCTGCCACGCGGCATAGTCCGCGTACTGCAAGCGCAGCGGTGTCAGGGCCGGGGCCTGGCCGGACGCGAAGGCCCGGTACAGCTCCGCCACCTCGCGGACGAGCACACCCAGGGACCAGCCGTCGGACACGATGTGGTGGATCGTCAGGAGCAGCAGGTGCTCCT
This genomic stretch from Corallococcus caeni harbors:
- a CDS encoding non-ribosomal peptide synthase/polyketide synthase, with product MTLPSDDKRSRLAELLRGKIRPSTRVAASFGQERMWLQERLSPGNAALHMAVTVRLSGQLDPVALSRAFQAVVDRHDALRTTFPEHEGRPLQQVAPDLELSIAEVDLGSLLEAQREPEALRRVREDVRVPFDLERGPLLRAVRYRLSEDAHLLLVTVHHIVSDGWSMGVLVREVAELYQAFASGQPPSLKALPLQYADYAAWQRQGAQGDALEAQLSYWRQRLDPHAVLELPSDRPRPANMDVQGARHSIVLPPALTQGLKELGLREGRTLFSVLLAAFNVLLQRYSGQDDLAVGTPVAGRSRSELEGLIGLFVNTLVLRSDLSGDPSFRQLLSQVHDSALGAFAHQDVSFEKLVEVLQPSRRLNVSPLFQVMFVLQNAPLSLPPLPGLRMDAQPVDAGAARFDLTLIATEEARGLRLIAEYRTALFDEATVARMLGHLRSVLQAVTVDAGQRVSALPLMEEPEQRRVLADWNATATDFPRDATLHGLIEAQVERTPDAVALEFEGRTLTYRELDARANQLAHALIAQGVGPEVRVGLLLERSLELVVALLATLKAGGAYVPFDPAYPAQRLTWMLEDARPAVLLAQEHLLSRLPAHDARVLCLDTQWEAIARQPRHAPPPRATADGLAYVIFTSGSTGRPKGAMNAHGPVVNRLLWMQSAYGLGPSDVVLQKTPFSFDVSVWEFFWPLMTGARLVVAKPGGHQEPAYLARLISEAGVTTLHFVPSMLQVFLEEPGLESCTSLRRVVCSGEALPVELAERCLRRLPWAGLHNLYGPTEAAVDVTFHQCLPGESRRSVPIGRPVANTQIRLLDSRMEPVPVGVPGELFIGGVQVGRGYLGRPELTAERFIPDAFSDTPGARLYRTGDVARWLPDGAIEYVGRADFQVKVRGLRIELGEIEASLEQHPGVRQAVVVAREDSAGDKRLVAYVACRSGSETVDVSALRSRLHEKLPEYMVPSAFVVLEALPLTPSGKVDRKALPAPEAPVSTAEYVAPRNPTEEKLAALWAQVLRVPRVGATDHFFELGGHSLLATQLVSRVRAAFGVELALRTVFEAPTLEGLARHLDAAGTSEPAASGLPPLVPVPRGEAPPLSFAQQRLWLIDQLEPGTATYNMPVALRLSGALDVESLRRGLEALMHRHEALRTTFRDTPEGPVQIIAPPSALTLDLTDLRSLPHEERQAEARHRATAEALRPFALTTGPLVRAALLVLEEQEHLLLLTIHHIVSDGWSLGVLVREVAELYRAFASGQAPALTPLRLQYADYAAWQRQWMRGDALEAQLSYWRQRLDPHAVLELPTDRPRQAQPDGRGARYELLLPLPLVQRLKLVALREGRTLFSVLLAAFNVLLQRYSGQDDLAVGTPVAGRSRSELEGLIGLFVNTLVLRSDLSGDPSFRQLLGQVHDSALGAFAHQDVPFEKLVEVLQPSRWLNVSPLFQVMFVLQNAPLSLVPLPGLRMDTLPVDGGVARFDLTLVASEEARGLRLSAEYRTALFDEATVARMLGHLRSLLQAVVRDVRQPLSALPLMDEAEQRQLLIDWNDTRSPFPHETSIHQRFAEQARETPDAVAVVFGDEHLTYRQLDERANQLAHALIGLGVRPGTRVALGLGRSLDLIVAILGVLKAGAAYVPLEMSYPHERLAMLLEDSGAPVLVTRSDWEQSLPSFFGATLLLDDEAPLLARKPTHAPSVPASADSLAYVMFTSGSTGRPKGVMVPHRGVVRLVCGASYFRFGPEHRYFQLAPTAFDASTMEIWGALLHGAQLVLAPPHSLSLEELAAFFRRHAPTSVVLTTALFEQLALHQGETLARVSQLMIGGDVMPAERARQHLAKLAPGSVLINGYGPTENTTASTAHIMTAASAVGHAVPIGKPIGQSTVYVLDTHLRPVPVGVAGELFVGGAGLAWGYLRRPDLTAERFVPNAFTSSHGERLYRTGDRARWRADGTLEFLGRTDFQVKVRGFRIEPGEVESALQRLPGVAETLVMAREDVPGDKRLVAYVAIPSGAGGPTLDAAALRAHLQQQLPGHMVPTAFVVMEALPLTPNGKVDRAALPVPSAAALERGRYVPPTTPTEQKLAALWTEVLRVERIGAEDDFFEVGGHSLLATQLVSRVLVAFGVELPLRTFFEAPTLAALARRIDEAGPRASEEEGPALTPVPRTGDLPLSFAQQRLWLIDQLEPGSLAYNIPTALRMQGVVDVAALEQAFRALIERHEPLRTTFAPRQPEPVQVIHSAVDFSLSVVDLDALGDAALEESRRLASVEAMRPFDLAQGPLLRVQLLRLAATEHVLLLTMHHIVSDGWSMGVLVRELVAFYEAFREGRSPDVAPLPVQYADYAAWQRAWLQGEVLEAQLGYWKQQLTGAPALLELPTDKPRPAVQSQRGASLPVHLPLSDTLTDFCQREGVTPFMALLAAFQVLLSRYSGQQDVAVGTPIAGRTRGETEGLIGLFINTLVLRSHVAPEASFRQLLARVRDTTLAAYEHQHLPFEKLVEELQPQRSLSHSPLFQVMLVLQNAPASELSLSGLSFQPLARDFEATKSDLTLSLSQTPHGLTGTLGYRTDLFESSTVSRMVEHLRVLLEAALASPDSRVSELPLLTSAEKKLLLTDFVSTEASLPPPRSVHSLFEQRAALRPDAPAVACDGQVLTYGELDARANQLAWHLRSLGVGTDSCVALCLERSVETVVALLGVWKTGGAYVPLDPAQPALRLQSLVQEVSAPVVVTVARYASAFESSSAHVVRLDEDSSVLSRLRTDAPPVEAHPDALAYVLFTSGSTGRPKGVAVAHSQLFTYVDSVTQRLGLEACASFALVSTFVADLGNTVLFPALTTGGLLHVLTQECASSPAALADYFARHPIDCMKVVPSHLAALLTAPEPRHVLPRKRLVLGGESSTWALLQSVHALAPDCEVHNHYGPTETTVGVLAGRVQLPASTAVPLTGTTGGAFAGQTQQPASTAVPLAGTTGGVQQPASTAVLLAGTTGGAQQLAATSVPLGWPLAHSRLYVLDASLRPTPLGVPGELFVGGAQVTRGYLARPDLTAERYVPDPFSPAPGARMYRTGDRVRWLSDGRVEFLGRVDFQVKVRGFRVEPGEVATVLRALPSVHEAVVVARRDSPGEARLVAYVVADSTDVSSLREDLKQRLPEYMVPSAFVFLEALPLTPNGKVDRKALPVPEATSSTAYVAPGTPTEEKLAALWAEVLRHPRVGATDHFFELGGHSLLATQLVARVRAAFDVELPLRSVFEAPTLTGLARHIDDARARASVLLAPPLVAVPRTGELPLSFAQQRLWFLDQLQPGTATYNMPYALRLEGPADVSALERAFHALIHRHESLRTTFHAQAGEPVQRIHSSVDFVLERMDLEHLAEDARQAEAQRLAAAEALRPFDLTRGPLLRASLLKLAEHQHVLLVTLHHIVSDGWSRGVLVREVAALYAAFVQDRPSPLPELPLQYADFAVWQRSWLQGDALGAQLDYWKQQLSGAPALLELPTDKPRPAVQTQRGASLPVHLPLLLSEALSDFCQLEGVTPFMALLALFQVLLSRYSGQQDISVGTPIAGRTRAETEGLIGFFVNTLVLRSNVQPTLSFRQLLARVRDTTLAAYEHQHLPFEKLVEELQPRRSLSHSPLFQVMLVLQNMPATELSLAGLTFRSLEQDFESTKFDLRLSLTQTAQGLTGALGYRTDLFESSTVSRMVEHLRVLLKAALASPDSRVSELPLLTDTERKQLLQDFVSTEAPLPPPRSVHSLFEQRAALQPNAPAVACDGQVLTYGELDARANQLAWHLRSLGVGTDSCVALCLERSVETVVALLGVWKAGGAYVPLDPAQPALRLQSLVQEVSAPVVVTVARFASAFESSSAHVVRLDEDAAALSRLRTDAPPVEAHPDSLAYVLFTSGSTGRPKGVAVAHSQLFTYVDSVTQRLGLEACASFALVSTFVADLGNTVLFPALTTGGLLHVLTQECASSPAALADYFARHPIDCMKVVPSHLAALLTAPEPRLVLPRKRLVLGGESSTWALLQSVHALAPDCEVHNHYGPTETTVGVLAGRVQLPPAHPASASVPLGWPLAHSRLYVLDASLRPTPLGVPGELFVGGAQVTRGYLARPDLTAERYVPDPFSPAPGARMYRTGDRVRWLSDGRVEFLGRVDFQVKVRGFRVEPGEVATVLRALPSIHEAVVVARQDAPGDTRLVAYVVPSSGTLDVASVRALLKQRLPEYMVPSAFVVLEALPLTPNGKVDRNALPVPQASTSSTDYVSPSTPTEELLASLWAEVLRVERVGIAEDFFALGGHSLLATQLVSRIRAAFGVEVPLRALFEAPTIAALAPRIEAARQVRAFQAPPLVPAPRTGELPLSFAQQRLWFLDQLVPGASTYNIPSILRLDGELHVEALRQSLTELVRRHEALRTTFSETQGQPFQRIASPSELPLPTVDLTHLGGSALDEARRLASTEAQRPFDLASGPLVRALLLKLAPTGHVLVFTLHHIVSDGWSRGVLVREVAALYQAFCDGRPSPLPELPVQYADYALWQRSWLQGDVLEAQLSYWRQRLADAAPLELPTDFPRPAVQSSHGGMQPLRLPLPLAGALKALAQCEAVTPFMLLMAAFQVLLSRYSGQEDISVGTPIAGRTHAETESLIGFFVNTLVLRSQVSSGGSFRQLIQQVREASLGAYAHQDIPFERLVEALRPQRDLTRPPLFQALFALQNTSMPSLQLPGLSLRGLELEGHNVKAELELFLFETPNGFDGALGFNTDLFAPATALRMARHFVSLVEALVSHPEASLASASMLSQDELHQVLVRWNDTRSSFPAEASIHQCIEAQVERTPDAVALEFEGRTLTYRELDARANQLAHALIAQGVGPEVRVGLLLERSLELVVALLATLKAGGAYVPFDPAYPVQRLTWMLEDARPAVLLAQEHLLSRLPAHEARVLCIDTQWEAIALQPRHAPPPRATADGLAYVIFTSGSTGRPKGAMNAHGPVVNRLLWMQSAYDLGPSDVVLQKTPFSFDVSVWEFFWPLMTGARLVVAKPGGHQEPAYLARLISEAGVTTLHFVPSMLQVFLEEPGLESCTSLRRVVCSGEALPVELAERCLRRLPWAGLHNLYGPTEAAVDVTFHQCQPGESRRSVPIGRPVANTQIRLLDSRLEPVPVGVPGELFIGGVQVGRGYLGRPELTAERFIPDGFSDTPGARLYRTSDVARWLPDGAIEYVGRADFQVKVRGLRIELGEIEASLEQHPGVRQAVVVAREDAAGDKRLVAYVACRSDAETVDVSALRSRLHEKLPEYMVPSAFVVLDSLPLTPSGKVDRKALPAPEAPVSAAEYVAPRNPTEEKLAALWVQVLRVPRVGATDHFFELGGHSLLATQLVSRIRSAFSVELPLRVLFEAPTLYRLALRVEEALQAAEGTALPPPGAIARGDEAPLSFAQQRLWFL